In Electrophorus electricus isolate fEleEle1 chromosome 1, fEleEle1.pri, whole genome shotgun sequence, a single window of DNA contains:
- the LOC113574055 gene encoding neuronal vesicle trafficking-associated protein 1 encodes MVKLGNNFVEKNNSAKWTAEDGFDTIPLITPLDASQLQFPTPDKVVKTKEDYTEEEKKGKLCQPKISDFTVSITDGASERFKMALLLLCALAFLMCVVFLVVYKVYQFEQPCPDGFTYTQSRCMPVGLYSYYPPPGPAGRGRLFTIINHYNMAKQTITRSVSPWLSITAEEKLLQQKTKMEQSPA; translated from the exons ATGGTGAAGCTGGGGAATAATTTCGTTGAGAAAAACAACAGCGCTAAATGGACTGCGGAGGACGGGTTCGACACCATCCCACTCATCACACCTCTGGATGCAAGTCAACTGCAATTTCCAACCCCGGACAAG GTGGTGAAGACCAAAGAAGACTACacagaagaggaaaagaaagggaaaCTCTGCCAACCAAAAATCAGTGACTTTACAGTGAGCATCACTGATGGAGCATCTGAACGATTCAAA ATGGCCTTGTTGCTGCTGTGCGCTCTTGCATtcctgatgtgtgtggtgttcctGGTCGTGTACAAGGTGTATCAGTTTGAACAACCCTGCCCGGATGGATTTACCTATACA cagAGCCGTTGCATGCCAGTTGGGCTGTATAGTTACTACCCCCCTCCTGGACCAGCTGGTCGTGGTCGGCTCTTCACCATCATAAACCACTACAACATGGCCAAGCAGACCATTACTCGCTCCGTCTCACCCTGGCTGAGCATCACAGCTGAGGAAAAGCTCCTACAGCAGAAGACCAAGATGGAGCAGAGCcctgcctaa
- the stx18 gene encoding syntaxin-18: MAVDITLLFKASVKTVKTRNKAIGVGFDSMKDDILKRDRPKNGFSTKAKEVLSNISKLKEFLLQHRKDYVNAGSLISSDLTRMTDSERDQIDQDAQIFMRTCSEAIKQLRTDAEKRVISVQMKEHRGAVLDLVDIYLKGVCKLYSEQRAIRVKRVVDKKRLSRLEPEQRGKVEKTPSEDMERTPHEENNGNTVSVGGVDLWEDNKVEDELSPEEIQMFEQENQRLVNEMDSLVDEVRQIEGKVVEISRLQEIFAEKVLQQETEIDHIHQLVVGATENVKEGNEDIREAIKNNAGFRVWILFFLVMCSFSLLFLDWYDS, translated from the exons ATGGCAGTCGACATAACTTTACTATTCAAAGCTAGCGTTAAAACCGTCAAAACACGAAACAAGGCGATAGGAGTCGGATTCGACTCCATGAAAGATGACATTCTGAAAAGAGACAGACCGAAGAATGGCTTCTCAACGAAAGCGAAGGAGGTG CTCTCCAACATAAGCAAGCTCAAGGAGTTCCTACTGCAGCACAGGAAAGACTATGTGAATGCTGGAAG TTTAATCTCTTCAGATCTAACTCGTATGACggacagtgagagagaccaGATTGATCAGGATGCTCAGATATTCATGAGAACCTGTTCCGAAGCAATCAAACAGCTGAGGACTGACG ctgAGAAGAGGGTGATCTCGGTTCAGATGAAGGAACACCGTGGAGCTGTCCTGGATCTGGTAGACATTTACCTTAAAg gtgtgtgtaagcTTTATTCTGAGCAAAGAGCCATCCGTGTGAAGAGAGTGGTGGATAAAAAAAGACT gtctcgGTTGGAACCAGAACAGAGAGGTAAAGTAGAAAAAACTCCAAGTGAAGATATGGAGAGAACACCACATGAAGAAAACAATG GAAACACAGTGTCTGTTGGTGGTGTTGATCTGTGGGAAGACAACAAAGTGGAGGATGAACTCTCACCAGAGGAGATACAGATG TTTGAGCAGGAGAACCAGAGGCTGGTGAATGAGATGGACAGCCTGGTGGATGAGGTCAG gcAAATTGAAGGGAAGGTCGTAGAGATCTCTCGGCTGCAGGAGATTTTTGCAGAGAAAGTTCTGCAGCAG GAGACAGAAATTGACCACATTCATCAGCTGGTGGTTGGTGCGactgaaaatgttaaagaaGGAAATGAGGACATTCGAGAG GCAATTAAGAATAATGCAGGTTTCCGGGTGTGGATCCTGTTCTTCCTGGTCAtgtgttctttttctctgctcttcCTGGACTGGTACGACAGCTAG